In Pseudonocardia cypriaca, a single genomic region encodes these proteins:
- the rplU gene encoding 50S ribosomal protein L21 yields the protein MYAIVKTGGKQYKVAVDDVVTVEKIDGEPGAEVTLPALLLVDGEDVTTDSSALAAASVTAKVVEHTKGPKIRIHKFKNKTGYHKRQGHRQPLTKVQVTGISK from the coding sequence ATGTACGCGATCGTCAAGACCGGCGGTAAGCAGTACAAGGTGGCCGTCGACGACGTGGTCACAGTCGAGAAGATCGACGGTGAGCCCGGCGCCGAGGTGACCCTGCCCGCCTTGCTCCTGGTGGACGGCGAGGACGTCACCACCGACTCCTCGGCGCTGGCGGCTGCCTCGGTCACCGCCAAGGTGGTCGAGCACACCAAGGGCCCCAAGATCCGCATCCACAAGTTCAAGAACAAGACCGGCTACCACAAGCGGCAGGGCCACCGCCAGCCGCTCACCAAGGTGCAGGTCACCGGGATCTCGAAGTAG